Proteins encoded together in one Caballeronia sp. NK8 window:
- a CDS encoding glutathione S-transferase family protein has protein sequence MLTVHHLNNSRSQRVLWMLEELGVEYELKRYQRDPRTMLAPPELRAVHPLGKSPVVTDGDLTLAESGAVIEYLVDRYGQGRFSPPPGVSPERVRYNYWMHYAEGSAMPPLLLKLVARRLESAKMPFFARPIARRIAQTMQSSFIDPQLRLHLGYIDAELTKSTWFVGDTFSAADVQMSFPLETGSQRAGAKSLPHIRAFLERIHARPAYQRALERGGRYDFAS, from the coding sequence ATGCTGACCGTCCACCACCTCAACAATTCCCGCTCCCAGCGCGTGCTCTGGATGCTCGAGGAGCTTGGAGTCGAATACGAACTGAAACGCTATCAGCGCGACCCGCGCACGATGCTCGCGCCGCCCGAATTGCGCGCGGTGCATCCGCTCGGCAAATCACCGGTCGTCACCGATGGCGATCTCACGCTCGCGGAGTCGGGTGCGGTTATCGAATATCTCGTGGATCGCTACGGCCAAGGGCGTTTCTCACCGCCGCCGGGTGTGTCGCCGGAACGCGTGCGCTACAACTACTGGATGCACTATGCGGAAGGTTCGGCGATGCCACCGCTTCTGCTCAAGCTCGTCGCGCGACGGCTGGAGAGCGCGAAGATGCCGTTCTTCGCCAGGCCGATCGCGCGGCGCATCGCGCAGACGATGCAAAGCAGTTTCATCGATCCGCAATTGCGGCTGCATCTCGGTTATATCGACGCCGAGCTTACGAAATCGACTTGGTTCGTGGGCGATACCTTCAGCGCCGCCGATGTGCAGATGAGCTTTCCGCTCGAAACCGGGAGCCAGCGAGCGGGGGCTAAGTCGCTGCCGCATATCCGGGCGTTTCTCGAACGTATTCACGCGAGGCCTGCCTACCAGCGCGCACTGGAGCGCGGCGGCCGCTACGACTTCGCCAGCTAG
- a CDS encoding response regulator has translation MDEVARLGHMRIVLIEDDPESRASLQMLLEEEGAQVFALADAEDGAQAAIEHLPDAVICDLDLPEMDGFYLIQRLRDHEIRGNLPPSVAIALTGHGSEEYRLRSIGEGFQHFMVKPVHPDELVTLIQDAVGTRVVM, from the coding sequence ATGGACGAAGTAGCAAGACTGGGGCACATGCGGATCGTGCTCATCGAAGACGATCCGGAAAGCAGGGCATCGCTGCAGATGTTGCTGGAAGAAGAGGGTGCGCAAGTGTTCGCCCTGGCCGACGCCGAAGACGGCGCGCAGGCGGCGATCGAGCATCTTCCCGATGCGGTGATCTGCGATCTGGATTTACCCGAGATGGACGGTTTCTATCTCATTCAACGTTTGCGGGATCACGAAATACGCGGCAACCTGCCGCCTTCCGTGGCGATCGCGCTGACGGGCCATGGCAGCGAAGAGTATCGATTGCGCAGTATCGGCGAGGGCTTTCAGCATTTCATGGTGAAACCCGTGCATCCCGACGAACTCGTCACGCTGATCCAGGATGCGGTCGGCACGCGAGTGGTGATGTGA